TTGACCTTGAATCACCCCAACCTTGAAATTATCAAATGTTGCATAATAGTCTACGTTTGGAGTCTTCATTATAAGTCTGTCATAAGATATTACTTTTACACTGTTATCTGCTGCTTTTTTCAAAACGTCAGAAAGTGCTGAACAGTCAATAGCGGCGATAACAAGAACTTTACTGCCCTTAACAATCATGTTTTCAATCTGCTGAATCTGAGTGTTTACATCGTTGTTAGCATACTGAAGATCAACCTTGTAGCCTTTTCCTTCAAGTTCCTTCTTCAAATTGGCACCATCCTGGTTCCAACGCTGTAATGACTGAGTAGGCATTGCTACACCGATTAACTGCCCGCTTGCCGCTGTATCGGTGCCTTTTGCAGAATCAGTAGATGCTGCTGATGAAGATACGGAAGCATCAGTTGAGGTTGAAGTACCACAAGCTGCCAGCATACCCACAGCAAGGACAGCTACTAAAATCAAAGCGATTACCTTTTTCATGTCTTAATCCCTCCTGAAAAAAATTTTACCCTTCCGACATATATTAGAAGTGAGTTCCGGGAACAATAAACGTGTCGGTCAAGTTTTATATTGATATATTAGTCTTTTAATTAAACTAAATGAATGTGATTTTTTTTATAATCCTTTAATTTTTTTAGAAAATTTAGTAATTATAAACAAAGATTGGTAGGAAGATAATTTGTTTACTATAACTTTTTTACAAAAAATCATAAAAAAGAGGCTAATTCACGTTTTGTGATTAACCTCTTTATTTCCAAATTCTTCGAAGCTTGAGTGTTTCCTGAATATATCCCCAAACAGAAATAGGACTCATTAATAACTGGTAACATAAAACATATAAAATAAATCCTATAATATTTTTCCTGACCCGAAGGTTTAATGATTTGAAAACACCTTTTTGATAGGTATACAGTACGAAATTCTGAAGTAATGCAAGTGGTATTACAAAGAGTGTTGCCGGTCCCACAATCCAAAAGTGTCCAAAAAAAGCCAATACCAACCCGGGAAGCCAGCAAAACGTGTAAACAAAATCCATAAACGGCATAAAAAGATTACATCCGGTAAGATATCTTGCAGAATAAATTGGCTGCGACCATGGCTTGAATAGCTTCAAAGCTTCAACCATTCCTCTTGCCCACCTGCTTCGTTGTCTAAAGAAATGCTTTAAGGAAGTTGGGACATCTGTAAATGCTACTGCCATGGGCTCAAAATAAACTCTGCAATTATTACTTAAAAAACTCCATGTCAGAACAATATCCTCGCCAATTGCATCGGGCCATCCCCCAACCTTCCTTATTAATTCAGTTTTATACAGTGAAAAAGCCCCCTGTGCTACCAAAGTGCTTTGAAACAATCCCTGCAATCTTTTTATACTGGCAATTCCTAAAAAATAGTCCCATTCCTGAATCCTTGCAAGTATATTTCCTCTGCTGTTCCTGACCAGAACAGTTCCTGCCACCGCACATACATCATCTGGTGAACTTTCCAAACGTGCAACAATATGCCTTAAAGCTGATTTATGCAGTAAGGTATCTGCATCCAGTGTCAGAACATATTCCGTTTCGACGTGTGCTAATGCAGTATTTAAAGCGAAATTCTTTCCGGCTTTACTTTCGTGTACTACAGTCAGATTGAGGTTCATTTTTTCCCCGGCTTTTTTTGCTGTCTCAGCTGTTTTATCCTTTGAATTATTATCTATAACTATTAGCCTTATTTCTCCCTCATAATCCTGTGTTGCCACATAATTAACGGTATTCTCAATACTTTTTTCCTCATTATAACATGCAATCAGTATGGTTACCGGGACTTTGGGACTAGTATTTTTTACTTTTGGCTGTCTGTCCAATAAAAGGCTTGATACCATGAATGCGTTCATATATCCGGGGATATATGCTATACCGGCAATAATCAAAATTGCAATTGGCATAGTTACGTAAAGTGACAAATCCTTTATCCACGGTACGGAAAAATATATAGATGTCGCCATCCAAGCTATTCCCGCAATCATGCTTATAATAAACTTATTTTTTACAGGGATATAGATTTTTT
This genomic stretch from Ruminiclostridium cellulolyticum H10 harbors:
- a CDS encoding glycosyltransferase family 2 protein; the encoded protein is MKQTTTTKLKTKKKIYIPVKNKFIISMIAGIAWMATSIYFSVPWIKDLSLYVTMPIAILIIAGIAYIPGYMNAFMVSSLLLDRQPKVKNTSPKVPVTILIACYNEEKSIENTVNYVATQDYEGEIRLIVIDNNSKDKTAETAKKAGEKMNLNLTVVHESKAGKNFALNTALAHVETEYVLTLDADTLLHKSALRHIVARLESSPDDVCAVAGTVLVRNSRGNILARIQEWDYFLGIASIKRLQGLFQSTLVAQGAFSLYKTELIRKVGGWPDAIGEDIVLTWSFLSNNCRVYFEPMAVAFTDVPTSLKHFFRQRSRWARGMVEALKLFKPWSQPIYSARYLTGCNLFMPFMDFVYTFCWLPGLVLAFFGHFWIVGPATLFVIPLALLQNFVLYTYQKGVFKSLNLRVRKNIIGFILYVLCYQLLMSPISVWGYIQETLKLRRIWK